The proteins below come from a single Psychrobacter sp. PL19 genomic window:
- a CDS encoding serine hydrolase domain-containing protein: protein MTDHNSSSSDQDGHKDGHKDGHKDDHKDDHKDSNSINTKLQQCLQQLLADLQLDDAPAGGSLVVYQAGKCIAQASIGMAQAELPWQTDTLSLNFSTGKGVLATLVHVLVTQQLLDYDLPIASYWPAFAANGKADITLRGVMSHQAGLFAITTIDADNETLVDWDKMVAKVAAMPTAQAHNSGSYVSAYSALVYGWVLGGLIEQVTDMSLASALRHYLTEPLGIADSCYFGVPINKVQQLAKPVKNFSVKKIETSEQDRPQLHGKRHKPVLKADSAQTLDTYAKLPSYHCWQQLATDQKLTPENTRLSATQINRLYFDHSKLNLNNYKAALIPTSKQPIDYYSAEALQAVIPAVNGVASAQALATIYAMLANGGEWQGQTLIDTATFAQLSTVQGSGMDAVMPTNMEWRLGYHRLLQLCAERTQDEATKVSDRGFGHMGYNGSVAWCDPAQQLSFAFVHNFDVTMLNDIRQFALTEALLALIDV, encoded by the coding sequence ATGACTGATCACAATAGCAGTAGCTCTGACCAAGATGGTCATAAAGATGGTCATAAAGATGGTCATAAAGATGATCATAAAGATGATCATAAAGATAGTAATAGTATCAATACCAAACTTCAGCAATGCCTGCAGCAGCTGTTAGCCGACTTGCAGCTTGACGATGCCCCCGCCGGTGGTTCACTGGTGGTTTATCAAGCTGGCAAGTGTATCGCACAGGCATCTATCGGCATGGCACAGGCAGAGTTGCCATGGCAGACCGACACCTTGTCACTGAACTTCTCTACTGGCAAAGGAGTGCTGGCAACGTTAGTACATGTTTTGGTCACTCAGCAATTATTAGACTATGATCTGCCGATAGCGAGCTATTGGCCGGCATTTGCTGCTAACGGCAAAGCCGATATCACGCTACGTGGAGTGATGTCGCATCAAGCTGGTTTGTTTGCGATCACCACTATTGATGCTGATAACGAGACGCTAGTTGATTGGGATAAGATGGTTGCTAAGGTTGCTGCCATGCCGACCGCTCAAGCACATAATAGTGGCTCGTATGTCAGTGCTTATAGCGCCTTGGTCTATGGTTGGGTATTAGGCGGTTTAATAGAGCAAGTCACGGATATGTCGTTGGCCTCAGCGTTACGTCATTATTTAACTGAGCCGTTAGGTATTGCCGATAGCTGCTATTTTGGTGTGCCTATTAATAAAGTACAACAGCTTGCCAAGCCAGTTAAAAATTTTTCAGTTAAGAAAATTGAGACGTCGGAGCAAGACCGCCCACAGCTGCATGGCAAACGTCATAAGCCTGTGCTAAAAGCGGACTCTGCACAAACACTAGATACTTATGCCAAGCTGCCCAGTTACCATTGCTGGCAACAACTGGCCACCGACCAAAAGTTAACCCCAGAAAATACTCGGCTGTCCGCTACCCAAATCAATCGCTTATATTTTGATCACAGCAAGCTCAATCTAAATAATTATAAAGCGGCGCTAATACCTACTAGCAAACAACCTATTGATTATTACAGTGCCGAGGCATTACAGGCGGTTATTCCAGCCGTTAATGGTGTTGCTTCAGCACAGGCACTCGCCACTATTTATGCCATGTTGGCAAACGGCGGCGAGTGGCAAGGACAGACCCTTATTGATACAGCAACATTTGCCCAACTTTCTACCGTACAGGGGTCCGGTATGGATGCGGTTATGCCGACGAATATGGAGTGGCGTCTGGGCTACCATCGTTTACTACAACTTTGTGCAGAACGTACACAAGACGAAGCGACCAAAGTCAGTGACCGAGGTTTTGGTCATATGGGCTACAACGGCTCAGTAGCATGGTGCGATCCTGCACAGCAACTGTCATTTGCCTTTGTGCATAATTTTGATGTGACCATGCTCAATGATATCCGTCAGTTTGCTTTGACCGAAGCACTGCTAGCTTTGATTGATGTTTAA
- a CDS encoding beta-lactamase hydrolase domain-containing protein — protein MSLQISTSTSGSNSSSAQASTTEQVAANDIVANTSSDANNIDNGINLATVLQPYFRPDEQTIVCGALNSDRVIALANAGVEVVLNLQPDDELCFDEAAAVEQAGMYYQHLPICGVEDLKQLNILAFDRILRQYHGKKIAMHCQSGNRVGAAMTLRAGWLRGRKVETAMERGYSHGLTSLEQEVHNRLLVPR, from the coding sequence ATGAGCCTTCAAATTTCCACCAGCACATCTGGCTCTAATAGCTCATCAGCTCAAGCGTCTACTACTGAACAAGTAGCCGCTAACGACATCGTTGCTAATACTAGTAGTGATGCTAATAATATTGATAACGGTATCAATCTTGCCACCGTGCTGCAGCCTTATTTTCGCCCTGATGAACAAACTATCGTCTGCGGTGCGCTTAATAGTGATAGAGTCATTGCGTTAGCGAATGCTGGGGTTGAAGTGGTGCTCAACTTGCAACCTGATGATGAATTATGCTTCGACGAGGCAGCAGCTGTTGAGCAAGCGGGCATGTATTACCAACACCTGCCAATATGCGGTGTAGAAGATTTAAAACAGCTAAATATCCTAGCGTTTGATAGAATTTTACGCCAGTATCACGGCAAAAAAATAGCGATGCATTGTCAGTCAGGTAACCGAGTAGGAGCAGCAATGACCTTACGTGCAGGCTGGTTACGTGGTCGTAAAGTAGAAACAGCAATGGAACGTGGATACAGTCACGGTCTGACCAGTCTTGAGCAAGAGGTACATAATCGCCTATTAGTACCACGTTAA
- a CDS encoding MaoC family dehydratase yields the protein MSDKHYDALPKAHTTYANIIKSLLPIGDNAKVGKDALPQATYYVDDLHIDQANLKDYRKICGFADNGKVPITYFSVLSQALQMNMMVKEPFPFAMLGMVHVDNSVTQYRRIGERETVTMSVAFDNLRDHNQGQQFDFVTIIKSGNEIIWQGTSTYLSRSKKPDSSASGKSAPRPVTVKPIVDEAGVHNIFEVPEDIGRRYAFISGDFNLIHLHPLSARAFGFPKAIAHGMWSKAKCLAMMGELPDACTVEVSFKLPIFLPSEVELIAEPVATLDSVENTCHFGLYSAKNDKPHLAGHIKLLAEDQ from the coding sequence ATGTCAGACAAACATTATGATGCGTTACCAAAAGCGCATACCACCTACGCCAATATTATCAAAAGCTTATTGCCTATTGGCGATAACGCTAAAGTCGGTAAAGATGCGTTGCCGCAAGCAACCTACTATGTGGACGATCTGCACATTGATCAGGCTAATCTCAAAGACTACCGTAAGATCTGTGGTTTTGCCGATAATGGTAAAGTCCCTATCACTTATTTCTCAGTGCTGTCACAAGCGCTACAGATGAACATGATGGTCAAAGAGCCGTTTCCTTTTGCAATGTTAGGTATGGTGCACGTTGACAATAGTGTGACTCAGTATCGTCGTATTGGTGAGCGTGAGACGGTCACCATGTCTGTGGCATTCGATAATTTACGTGATCACAATCAAGGTCAGCAATTTGATTTTGTCACGATTATTAAGTCTGGTAACGAGATCATTTGGCAAGGCACATCAACTTATTTGTCACGTAGCAAAAAGCCTGATAGCAGTGCAAGTGGTAAAAGTGCCCCACGTCCAGTTACTGTGAAGCCGATAGTAGACGAAGCGGGGGTGCATAACATCTTTGAAGTGCCAGAAGATATAGGTCGCCGTTATGCCTTTATTTCTGGTGATTTTAATCTCATTCATTTACATCCTTTATCAGCGCGTGCCTTTGGGTTTCCTAAAGCCATTGCTCATGGTATGTGGTCAAAGGCCAAATGTTTGGCGATGATGGGCGAGTTACCTGACGCTTGTACAGTCGAAGTATCATTCAAGCTACCCATCTTTTTACCATCAGAAGTAGAGTTAATCGCTGAACCAGTAGCGACACTTGACAGCGTAGAGAATACTTGTCATTTCGGCTTATATAGCGCGAAAAACGACAAGCCTCATCTTGCCGGACATATTAAATTGCTTGCTGAAGACCAGTAA